One region of Termitidicoccus mucosus genomic DNA includes:
- a CDS encoding prepilin peptidase produces MSSLYSTLSTSMPWFFPAAVFLFGACVGSFLNVCIYRIPAGQSVVRPGSHCACGKPIAWFDNIPILSWFILRGRARCCGRPYSFRYPAIEALTALLFLACWLLFPPAKALCGMLFVSALICATFIDLDHFEIPDVFTIGLGVAGVILACAVPSLHGQAHEIFIVAALRSGVIALKGLLIGSALILWIALIAEAVLRKEAMGFGDVKFLGAIGAFCGWQGAVVAIFGGALLGSAWFVLALAWGKIRGRKVQVKALEPGDEPAEIGMGAHVPYGPMLAAGALLYFLVLHRWVDLYFEQIGALL; encoded by the coding sequence ATGAGTTCCCTTTACTCCACCCTCTCCACTTCCATGCCGTGGTTTTTCCCGGCGGCGGTTTTCCTGTTCGGGGCGTGCGTCGGCAGCTTCCTCAATGTCTGCATCTACCGCATCCCGGCTGGGCAATCCGTGGTGCGGCCCGGCTCGCATTGCGCGTGCGGGAAACCCATCGCGTGGTTCGACAACATACCGATCCTGAGCTGGTTCATCCTGCGCGGGCGGGCGCGCTGCTGCGGGCGGCCCTATTCGTTCCGTTACCCGGCCATCGAGGCGCTCACGGCGCTGTTGTTTCTGGCCTGCTGGCTCCTGTTTCCGCCGGCCAAGGCGCTTTGCGGGATGCTCTTTGTGAGCGCGCTGATCTGCGCCACGTTCATCGACTTGGACCACTTCGAGATCCCCGACGTGTTCACCATCGGGCTCGGCGTGGCCGGCGTGATCCTGGCCTGCGCGGTGCCGTCGCTGCACGGGCAGGCGCACGAGATTTTCATCGTCGCGGCGCTGCGCTCCGGCGTCATCGCGCTCAAGGGCCTGCTCATCGGCTCGGCGCTCATCCTGTGGATCGCGCTCATCGCGGAGGCGGTTTTGCGGAAGGAGGCGATGGGCTTCGGCGACGTGAAATTCCTCGGTGCGATCGGGGCGTTCTGCGGCTGGCAGGGGGCGGTGGTGGCGATTTTCGGCGGCGCGCTGCTCGGTTCGGCGTGGTTCGTCCTCGCGCTCGCGTGGGGAAAAATCCGCGGCAGGAAAGTGCAGGTCAAGGCGCTCGAACCCGGCGACGAGCCCGCCGAGATCGGCATGGGCGCGCACGTGCCCTACGGCCCGATGCTGGCGGCGGGCGCGCTGCTGTATTTCCTCGTGCTGCACCGCTGGGTGGACCTGTATTTCGAGCAGATCGGCGCGCTGCTGTAG
- a CDS encoding DeoR/GlpR family DNA-binding transcription regulator, producing the protein MLTQERHAFIMEKLVTAGRVLSSELSGELGVSEDTIRRDLRQLSASGLLLKVHGGAVPRSNIELEFNNRARAQLPEKRAIAAAAIRFLRPQTVVFFDAGTSVLEVARAVPRDLAFTAVTHSPLAAAALADLPSVEVHLIGGMILKRGIVATGPDTIDGYRKIRADIGFFGVACIDVEAGMTDPSHEEAAVKAAMIENTATTVILAVSDKLGKVSNFVTAPTATFDHLVTDAGAPESVLAAWRAAGVDVLVAGAPGSGSRS; encoded by the coding sequence ATGCTCACCCAAGAACGTCATGCTTTCATCATGGAGAAGCTCGTCACGGCAGGGCGTGTGCTTTCGTCGGAACTCAGCGGCGAGCTGGGTGTTTCGGAAGACACGATCCGCCGCGACCTGCGGCAGCTCTCCGCCTCGGGCCTGCTGCTGAAGGTCCACGGCGGCGCCGTGCCGCGTTCCAACATCGAGCTTGAGTTCAACAATCGCGCCCGCGCGCAGTTGCCCGAGAAACGCGCCATCGCCGCCGCCGCCATCCGGTTCCTGCGCCCGCAGACGGTGGTGTTTTTCGACGCGGGCACGTCCGTGCTCGAGGTGGCGCGCGCGGTGCCGCGCGACCTCGCGTTTACCGCCGTGACCCACAGTCCGCTGGCCGCCGCCGCGCTGGCCGACCTGCCGTCGGTCGAGGTGCATCTCATCGGCGGAATGATCCTCAAGCGCGGCATCGTCGCCACCGGGCCGGACACGATTGACGGCTACCGGAAAATCCGCGCCGACATCGGTTTTTTCGGCGTCGCGTGCATCGACGTGGAGGCGGGCATGACCGATCCGTCGCACGAGGAGGCGGCGGTGAAGGCGGCGATGATCGAAAACACCGCCACCACGGTGATCCTCGCCGTCTCGGACAAGCTCGGCAAGGTCTCAAACTTCGTCACCGCGCCCACCGCGACCTTCGATCACTTGGTGACGGACGCCGGCGCGCCCGAATCCGTGCTCGCCGCCTGGCGCGCCGCCGGCGTGGACGTGCTCGTGGCGGGGGCGCCCGGCAGCGGCAGCAGATCGTAG
- the purB gene encoding adenylosuccinate lyase has product MTKKKSAAVDNNNNRSAGIPARVVADKFRAEREACHVRAPVSSDAATIPNVLAERYASPALKAVWSPAGRIGIERDFWIAVMKAQRDLGVAIPAQAIADYERVKGDINLARIAERERLTLHDVKARIEEFSGLAGHECIHLGLTSRDLTENVEQLQVHRSLGVVRMKAAAALLALAKQARAHRALMLTGRTHNVPAQPTTLGKRLAMFGQELLAAFTRIDELAARYPVRGLKGAVGTQLDQLTLLGGSAAKVARLEARVVKHLGFKTPLFAVGQVYPRSLDFEVVSALHQLAAAAASFATTLRLMAGQGLLTEGFQKGQVGSSAMPHKVNARNCERICGFATILSGYVTMTGALAGHQWNEGDVSCSVVRRVALPDAFFAIDGLLETYLTVLRQMEIFPAAIAAENTRNLPFLATTTILMEAVKAGAGRETAHEAIKEHALAAAKAMRSGGDADLVGRLAGDARLKLTRAKLEAILSEGSRFVGAAPQQVDMFVAEARRAAAKVKGAAGYQPGRLL; this is encoded by the coding sequence ATGACCAAGAAAAAATCCGCCGCCGTTGATAACAACAATAACAGGAGCGCGGGCATTCCTGCCCGCGTCGTCGCGGACAAGTTCCGAGCGGAGCGAGAAGCCTGCCATGTCCGCGCTCCCGTTTCCTCCGACGCCGCCACGATCCCGAACGTCCTCGCCGAGCGTTACGCCTCGCCCGCGCTGAAGGCCGTCTGGTCGCCCGCCGGGCGCATCGGCATCGAGCGCGATTTCTGGATCGCCGTGATGAAGGCGCAGCGCGATCTCGGCGTCGCGATTCCCGCGCAGGCCATCGCCGACTACGAGCGCGTGAAAGGCGACATCAACCTCGCCCGCATCGCGGAACGCGAGCGCCTCACCCTGCACGACGTGAAGGCGCGCATCGAGGAGTTTTCCGGGCTGGCGGGGCACGAGTGCATCCATCTGGGCCTGACCAGCCGCGACCTCACCGAGAACGTCGAGCAGCTCCAGGTGCACCGCTCGCTCGGCGTCGTGCGCATGAAGGCCGCCGCCGCGCTCCTCGCGCTGGCGAAACAGGCGCGCGCGCACCGCGCGCTCATGCTCACCGGCCGCACGCACAATGTCCCCGCGCAGCCCACGACGCTCGGCAAGCGCCTCGCGATGTTCGGGCAGGAGCTGCTGGCGGCGTTCACGCGCATCGACGAGCTTGCGGCGCGTTATCCCGTGCGCGGCCTGAAGGGCGCGGTCGGCACGCAGCTCGACCAGCTCACGCTTCTCGGCGGCAGCGCGGCCAAGGTCGCGAGGCTGGAGGCGCGCGTGGTGAAACACCTCGGCTTCAAGACACCGCTCTTCGCGGTCGGGCAGGTTTACCCGCGCTCGCTCGACTTCGAGGTCGTGTCGGCGCTGCACCAGCTCGCCGCCGCCGCCGCGAGTTTCGCCACCACGCTGCGCCTCATGGCCGGGCAGGGACTGCTCACCGAAGGCTTCCAGAAGGGCCAGGTCGGCTCGTCCGCCATGCCACACAAGGTCAACGCGCGCAACTGCGAGCGCATTTGCGGCTTTGCGACGATTCTCAGCGGCTACGTGACGATGACCGGCGCGCTCGCCGGGCACCAGTGGAACGAGGGCGACGTGTCATGCTCGGTCGTGCGCCGCGTGGCGCTGCCGGACGCGTTTTTCGCCATCGACGGGTTGCTCGAAACCTACCTCACGGTGCTGCGGCAGATGGAAATCTTTCCGGCGGCCATCGCGGCGGAAAACACCCGCAACCTCCCCTTCCTCGCCACGACCACGATCCTCATGGAGGCGGTCAAGGCCGGCGCGGGCCGCGAGACCGCGCACGAGGCGATCAAGGAGCACGCGCTCGCCGCCGCCAAGGCGATGCGCTCGGGCGGCGACGCCGACCTCGTCGGACGCCTCGCCGGCGATGCGCGCCTGAAACTCACGCGCGCCAAACTCGAAGCGATCCTTTCCGAGGGCAGCCGTTTTGTCGGCGCGGCCCCGCAGCAGGTGGACATGTTCGTCGCCGAGGCGCGCCGCGCCGCCGCCAAGGTAAAAGGCGCCGCGGGCTACCAGCCGGGACGGCTGCTGTGA
- a CDS encoding HAD-IIB family hydrolase, whose translation MKQAKSGKFRLAAIDLDGTLLGPDSRIGDENRRAVARLQAAGVEVVPASGRHHHTIRPYAESLGGIRWLVSAQGGEVSDLARGRVLEQRFLAAEHAREALALGRAWGFAVVVYSDNDVFACKLESEGPALRHYEELAGRRVVRVDEAGLLERKIFKLVWDAEPEAIDRAFAAPSLARTHATKVRTSARMLEFVPPEATKGAAMASLAAHLGVDAADALGFGDGDNDVPLFQWAGVSVAMPHGTPDARAAATFAAPEGPPESAFARGVDELFRRFPKRFG comes from the coding sequence ATGAAACAAGCAAAATCAGGCAAATTCAGGCTGGCTGCGATTGATCTCGATGGAACCTTGCTCGGACCGGACTCGCGTATCGGGGACGAAAACCGGCGGGCTGTGGCGCGCCTGCAAGCGGCGGGGGTGGAGGTCGTGCCGGCCTCGGGGCGGCATCACCACACCATCCGCCCTTATGCCGAATCGCTGGGCGGCATTCGCTGGCTGGTGTCCGCGCAGGGCGGGGAAGTGTCGGACCTGGCGCGCGGCCGCGTGCTGGAGCAACGGTTTTTGGCGGCGGAGCACGCCCGCGAGGCGCTGGCACTCGGACGCGCCTGGGGGTTCGCGGTGGTGGTTTATTCCGACAACGATGTGTTTGCGTGCAAGCTGGAATCGGAAGGGCCGGCGCTCCGGCATTACGAGGAACTGGCCGGGCGCCGCGTCGTGCGGGTGGACGAGGCCGGGTTGCTGGAGCGAAAGATTTTCAAGCTCGTCTGGGATGCCGAGCCCGAGGCCATCGACCGCGCGTTCGCGGCCCCCTCGCTGGCGCGGACGCATGCGACGAAGGTGCGCACCAGCGCGCGCATGCTGGAGTTTGTCCCGCCCGAGGCGACCAAGGGCGCGGCCATGGCCTCGCTGGCGGCGCATCTCGGCGTGGATGCCGCGGACGCGCTGGGTTTTGGCGACGGCGACAACGACGTGCCGCTCTTTCAATGGGCGGGCGTGTCGGTCGCCATGCCGCACGGCACCCCGGACGCAAGGGCGGCGGCGACCTTCGCCGCCCCGGAGGGTCCGCCGGAATCGGCCTTCGCGCGCGGCGTGGACGAATTGTTCCGCCGTTTCCCAAAACGTTTCGGTTGA
- a CDS encoding 6-phosphofructokinase: MAELVGNVLVGQSGGPTAVINASIAGVVSEALNHECIEEIYGSLNGVLGILNEEFVDLASESQQTIRGLRHTPGAALGTCRYKLKKIQDFERVLEVFKAHNIRYFFYAGGNDSQDTADKISKLAQEQGYDLRVIGIPKTIDNDLPVTDHCPGYGSVIKYICTTVREVACDNEAMGQGDLVQIVEVMGRNAGWIAAGAALAKRRDHPHDPPHLIYLPEVAFTTEKFVADVQRVLKREKYCLIVVGEGLVDPDGNYISADDKTDAFGHAQLGGAAEYLQSLVEQNLPGVKARTVKLGMAQRAAAHAGSKADADEGFLAGQAAVKAAVLEAETDKMVTLVRGDTDHYSCETGLAPLADIANGVKKLPREWINEDGVSMSHQFVRYAQPLIQGETAVPHENGLPVYAKLDKVRVDKLLTPYEV; the protein is encoded by the coding sequence ATGGCCGAACTCGTAGGAAACGTCTTGGTGGGCCAGTCCGGAGGCCCCACCGCCGTCATTAATGCCAGCATCGCCGGAGTCGTCTCCGAGGCGCTCAACCACGAGTGCATCGAGGAAATTTACGGCTCGCTCAACGGCGTGCTCGGAATCCTCAACGAGGAATTCGTCGATCTCGCCTCCGAGTCGCAGCAGACCATCCGCGGACTCCGCCACACGCCCGGCGCCGCCCTCGGCACCTGCCGTTACAAGCTCAAGAAAATCCAGGACTTCGAGCGCGTCCTCGAAGTTTTCAAGGCCCACAATATCCGCTATTTCTTCTACGCCGGCGGCAACGACTCGCAGGACACCGCCGACAAAATCTCCAAGCTCGCGCAGGAACAGGGCTATGACCTCCGCGTCATCGGCATCCCGAAGACCATCGACAACGACCTCCCCGTGACCGACCACTGCCCCGGCTACGGCTCCGTCATCAAATACATTTGCACCACCGTCCGCGAAGTCGCCTGCGACAACGAGGCCATGGGCCAGGGCGACCTCGTGCAGATCGTCGAGGTCATGGGCCGCAACGCCGGCTGGATCGCCGCCGGCGCCGCGCTCGCCAAGCGCCGCGACCACCCGCACGACCCGCCGCACCTCATCTACCTCCCCGAGGTGGCCTTCACCACCGAGAAATTCGTCGCCGACGTGCAGCGCGTGCTCAAGCGCGAGAAATACTGCCTCATCGTCGTCGGCGAGGGCTTGGTCGACCCCGACGGCAACTACATCTCCGCCGATGACAAGACCGACGCCTTCGGCCACGCCCAGCTCGGCGGCGCCGCCGAGTATCTCCAAAGCCTCGTCGAGCAAAACCTCCCGGGCGTGAAGGCCCGCACCGTGAAGCTCGGCATGGCCCAGCGCGCCGCCGCCCACGCCGGTTCGAAAGCCGACGCCGACGAGGGCTTCCTCGCCGGCCAGGCCGCCGTGAAAGCCGCCGTGCTCGAAGCCGAGACCGACAAGATGGTCACGCTCGTCCGCGGCGACACCGATCACTATAGCTGCGAGACCGGCCTCGCCCCGCTCGCCGACATCGCCAACGGGGTCAAGAAACTCCCCCGCGAGTGGATCAACGAGGACGGCGTGAGCATGAGCCACCAATTCGTGCGCTACGCCCAGCCCCTCATCCAGGGCGAGACGGCGGTCCCGCACGAAAACGGCCTCCCCGTTTACGCCAAGCTCGACAAGGTCCGCGTGGACAAGCTCCTCACGCCCTACGAGGTCTGA